In Toxotes jaculatrix isolate fToxJac2 chromosome 12, fToxJac2.pri, whole genome shotgun sequence, the following are encoded in one genomic region:
- the styxl1 gene encoding serine/threonine/tyrosine-interacting-like protein 1 translates to MAEIVMCEPFALYNLLNQCRCVPRLAEINYLCLIDARESQDYNTSHVITAKNATVNSEGKFLLPVAVEVDSMQHIVVYDSNTSCLQEQGRAVECAQALAKASRYPVHIVRGGFQRFSALYPFLRTEKIMYTIMELENLKTYPVEIIVGLLYMGDQKQGMDSSVLRDLKISAVISISQSDTLESRTIKGNQTILNITVADSVSSDLYSSFERICSFIGSHINMGSRVLIVSRQGRSRCSTLTIAFLMHHLKYTLKEAWNYMLKCKPDMRPNTGFLQQLSDWELHTMGTKVTDISESNF, encoded by the exons ATGGCTGAAATCGTGATGTGTGAGCCGTTTGCGCTCTACAATCTCCTGAACCAGTGCAGGTGTGTGCCAAGGCTGGCAGAGATCAACTACCTCTGTTTGATTG ATGCTCGTGAATCCCAAGATTACAACACGAGTCACGTCATAACAGCTAAAAATGCCACAGTG AATTCAGAAGGCAAATTCCTGCTGCCAGTGGCTGTGGAGGTTGACAGTATGCAGCACATTGTGGTCTACGACAGCAACACCAGCTGTTTACAGGAACAAG GCAGAGCAGTTGAATGTGCCCAGGCCCTGGCTAAAGCTAGCCGCTATCCAGTCCACATAGTGAGAGGAGGCTTTCAGAGGTTCTCAGCTCTGTACCCTTTCTTAAGGACTGAGAAAATTATGTACACCATCatg GAGCTGGAAAACCTGAAGACGTATCCAGTGGAGATCATAGTCGGACTGCTGTACATGGGTGACCAGAAACAAGGCATGGACTCCAGTGTCCTCAGAGACCTGAAAATCAGCGCTGTCATCAGCATCTCACAGAGTGATACTCTGGA ATCTAGAACCATAAAGGGGAACCAGACCATCCTTAACATCACTGTGGCTGACTCGGTGTCATCTGATTTATATTCAAGTTTTGAACGGATTTGTAGTTTCATTG GGTCACACATCAACATGGGCTCTCGTGTCCTGATAGTTTCCAGGCAGGGCAGAAGCCGCTGCAGCACTCTAACCATTGCCTTTCTCATGCACCACCTCAAATACACACTGAAG GAGGCCTGGAATTACATGCTCAAATGTAAACCTGACATGAGACCAAACACAGGGTTTCtacagcagctgtctgactgGGAGCTTCACACCATGGGAACAAAAGTGACTGATATCTCTGAATCTAATTTTTAA